Below is a genomic region from Bradyrhizobium sp. 1(2017).
GGAAAAGTCCCTCGTCGATCCAGCGCTGATGGTTGTTCTGGTCCTGCCCGATGGTTGCGAGCACCTGCTTGACAAAGTGCTTCCGGTCAACGTCGCCGAGATAGTTGATGTTATGATAGGTCGCCTTGGGGCCGCAGGGGGTGTCGTGCAGCATCAACAACAGACGCACGCGCTGAACCATATGGTCGAACGCTCCAAGCTCCAGATCTTGCAGATGTTCCCGGATTCCTATCTCGCCAGCGAGTCCCCTTCGCAGGCAAGCCAGTAAGAGGCTCTCCTTTTCGCTGAAGTGATAGTAGATGCCGGCGCGGGTCATGCCAGCATCCGCCGCGATGCTCTCGAGAGACGTGCCGGACGCCCCCCTTCGATTGAAACTATCCGAGGCAATCGAGAGCATCCTGTCCAGCTTTGCGGCGCGCTTGTTCAGTTTCGCGCGCGCCTGGAGAAAGGGTGCGAGGCTCGGCGGTTCAGGCATGTCCGGCAAAGCAATCTCACGCCGGTAAACCCCATGCGCGATGATGTCATCGATCGCATCAATCGCCTGCTGGCGTGTGTAATAGTCGCGCTCGGAGAGCCAGAACGGAACCCAGTCCAGGATGGAGATGAGGGCGACGGCCGTGAGAAGCGGCTCGTCGCAGGCGATCGAGCCGTCAGCCACGCCTCGTTTCAGAATTTCGGCCAGCAGCGCGGCATTCTGCCAGCGCCTGGCATGGACATCATTGCTGTAAGACGCGGCCAGCGCATCGATATCGGTGAACAGGATCATGCGCTGGCGTTCAGGCCGCAGCCGGGCACGTATGAAGCGTCTGACGACCTCGAGCCCGTCGATGCCGGGCTCAGCGGCGGTCTCGATTTCGTGTCTGTAGATGGCAAGGCCGCGCAGGTAGCAGTGGAAGATCAGCTCGTCCTTGTCGCGGAAATAGTGGTACAGCGCTCCCGGCACCGCTCGAACTGACGCTGCGACCTGCTCCATCGTCACGTTCGCATAGCTGTGGCGGGCAAATAGCTTGGAAGCTGACACGAGGATTTCTTCAGCTCGGTCCGACAGGGCGGCGGGGACTTGCAAGCTCGAATATCCTTCCTGATCGTGGACGGATTCATCCGCGTGAGATGTCCACCACCCGACGCCGGGGTATTGTTACTATCAGATCGGGAGTTCGGCCAGTATGGCCTGAGGGGGCGTGGCCTGTTCGCTGAAAGCACCGGCAAACGCGACGTATCGGAATGAAACGTCCTCGATACGCCAAGCCGTTGAAGGCAATGGAGCGGGTGAAGGGAATCGAACCCTCGTATTCAGCTTGGAAGGCTGCTGCTCTACCATTGAGCTACACCCGCGTAAGCCGCTCCCTAACACGGCCGGACGGCGGTCTCAACTGCCGCGACGACGGCCTTTTCGGCAGCTTGGCGGCCTGACGAACAGGCCCAGGTTCCGGCCGATCGGCCTCCCCTTAACAGCGGCGGCCTTACAGCCTATATTGAAATCTCCCGAAACCAACGAAAGGAGGTGATCCAGTGTCTTTTACCAAGCGCTGTCACCTCGCTGGGATCGCCCGCTAAGCTCTCGATAAAGGCTTGGCATCGGGGCGCTCTCAGCCCTGGACCAGCGAGCAAGAAATCGGGCGCGACGGGGCCTCCCCGCCGCGCCTTTTTCTTTTTGGATTTGCCGTGATCGGAAGGCTGGCGACGGCTCGCCGGCTCAGTTCGTGCGAGACGATTTTTCCGGATCATGCTCTAGAAGCCGAAGATGCCGAACGCGCGCGGGCGCTTGCCGCGCCGGCTCTCCACGATCCGCTCGCCGCCGTTCTCGGCCGAGCTGCCGTAATAGCGGTGATGGCCGGTCTGGTCGTGCAGATCGGCCGGCTCGGATTGCCCCGCCCGCCGTGCGTCGCAGATGATCTTGCAAACGGTCTTGATGGTGTGACCCGACATTGCCGCCTCCAGCGGAAATCTTGTTGTTGTGGTCATCAGTCGCGACCGGTTCCGGCGGCGTTCACACGGCAAGGCCGCAATCGGGTTTCCGGACGGTTTCGTCGCTTGCCGGCCGTGCAATATTTTGCTTTCCGGATTGTCGGCACGAACCGCCGTGCTACGTCCTTGGGACCTGCGCAGAAGAAACGAGGTGCCGATGCTCTACGCCATCCTGGCCTACCATGTGGAAGACGAGGTCATGTCCTGGACGCCTGAACAGGACGCTGCGGTCGTCGCCAAAGTCATCGAGGTTCAGGCGCCCCTGAGGGCCAGTGGACAGTTCGGACCGGCTGCCCGCCTGGATGAGACCCGAAAGGCCCGTACCTTGCGCGGCCCCGGCGCGGGCATGGTGTTGGACGGCCCGTTTGCCGAGACCAAGGAGCAGCTTCTGGGCTTCCACCTGATGGAATGCGCCACCGAGGAGGAGGCCATCGCGGCCGCGCAGAAGCTGCGTGCGGTCAATCCGACCGCGGTCTACGAGATCCGCCCGGTCAAGCTTTACGTGCCGGCCGATGGGTTCGGCGCGACGTAGAAGCGCTGGATCAGGAGCCCCCCGAAGGCGATGAACCACACGAAGGGCGCGATATGCGGTGCAAACGCCGCAACGATCGTGCCCGGGATGAACACGACAAGCGGAAACATCGACGCCATGATCTCGTGGCGCCAGCCGCGCAGGATGATCCACCACAGCCAGGCATTGAGGCCGGCGATCGTGGTCAGGTGCAGGCCATAGAGCACCGCGACCGCGCTGCTCGTGCCGTAATTGGTGTAGAGGCCGTTGGTGACCGGCAGCAGCACGATCGAGAGCAGGAAGAACAGGTTGAGGACGACCATGCCGCGGCTGCCGACGGGCTGGCGTGCCAGCCGGCGGTGATGGCTGATCCAGAACACCCCGGCAATGATGAAACTGAGCGCAAAGCCGGCAAGCTTGCCGGAATAGACCCGGGCGAGATCGTGCCAGTCGGGCGCGGTGGTGAAGACCGCGGCCTTGGGCAGGTCATAGGCCAGCAGCGTCATGGCGACGCCAAAAATGGTGTTGCTGAGCGATTCCAGCCGCCGCATCTCGAACTGGTCAGGCCTGAGCTCGGTCATGTCGCGCGCACTCTTCGGGCTGGAACTTCGGGCCGCCTTTTCCCCCTAAATCCTAAACCCGGCTTCGTCCAGCTGCATTGCGATTCGCGACGGGATCGCCGACTCTCAACCTTTCACCGGGGCGATTCGTGGCGACATATCTGGACACGCTCAATGCGGAGCAGCGCCGCGCCGTCGAGCATGGCGTGGCCGAAGGGGCGACCGTGGGCGCCCCCCTGCTCGTCATTGCCGGTGCCGGCTCCGGCAAGACCAACACCCTCGCCCACCGCGTCGCGCATCTGATCGTCGCCAACGCCGATCCGCGCCGCATCCTCCTGATGACGTTCTCGCGCCGCGCGGCAGCCGAGATGGCCGGCCGGGTGGAACGGATCGCCCGCAAGGTGCTGGGCGAGAACAACGCCGCGATCATGCGCGATGCGCTGAGCTGGGCCGGCACTTTCCACGGCATCGGCGCACGCCTCTTGCGCGAATATGCCGAACGGATCGGCGTCGATCCCGCCTTCACCATCCACGACCGCGAGGATTCCGCCGACCTGATGAATCTGGTCCGGCACGAGCGCGGCCTGTCGAAGACCGAGAGCCGCTTTCCGGCCAAGGGCACGTGCCTGTCGATCTACTCGCGCTGCGTCAACGCCGAGATGGAGATCGAGAAGGTGCTCGGCCAACACTATCCCTGGTGCGCGGGATGGGCCGCCGAGCTTAAGGGCCTGTTCGCGGCCTATGTCGAGGCCAAGCAGGCCCAGCACGTGCTCGATTACGACGACCTTCTGCTCTACTGGTCGCAGATGATGGGCGACGGGCTGATCGCCGACGAGATCGGCGGCCGCTTCGATCACGTGCTGGTCGACGAATACCAGGACACCAACCGCCTGCAATCCTCGATCCTCCTGGCGCTGAAGCCCGACGGCCGCGGCCTCACCGTGGTCGGCGACGACGCCCAGTCGATCTATTCGTTCCGCGCCGCCACCGTGCGCAATATCCTGGATTTCCCGCAGAGCTTCTCGCCCCGCGCCGAGATGATCACGCTCGACCGCAATTACCGCTCGACGCAAGCGGTGCTGGCGGCCGCCAACGGCGTCATTGGTCTTGCGCGCGAGCGCTTCACGAAAAACCTCTGGACCGACCGCACCTCCTCGCACAAGCCGCAGCTCGTCACCGTGCACGACGAGGCCGACCAGGCCCGCTACATCGTCGAGGAAGTGCTGGCCAACCGCGAGCAAGGCGCGCTCTTGAAGCACCAGGCGGTGCTGTTCCGCACGTCCTCGCATTCGGGTCCGCTGGAGATCGAGCTGACCCGCCGCAACATCCCTTTCGTCAAGTTCGGCGGACTGAAATTCCTCGACGCCGCGCACGTCAAGGACGTGCTGGCGCTGTTGCGCTTCGCCGAGAATCCGCGCGACCGCGTCGCCGGCTTCCGTATCCTGCACCTGTTGCCGGGCATCGGACCCGCAACGGCGCAGCGCGTGCTCGACCATATGGCCGAAAGCACCGATCCGCTCAACGCACTCGGCCAGCTTCCGGTGCCCGCACGCACCGGCACTGATTGGACCGACTTCGTCCGCACGACCCAGAATCTGCGCTATTCGGAATGGCCGGCCGACCTGGAACGCGTGCGTCTCTGGTACGAGCCGCATCTCGATCGCATCCACGAGGATTCCGAGACGCGCCGCGCCGATCTGATGCAGCTCGAGCAGATCGCCAGCGGCTATTCCTCGCGCGAGAAATTCCTGACCGAGCTCACGCTCGATCCGCCGGATGCGACCAGCGACAAGTCCGGCCCGCCCTTGCGCGACGAGGACTACCTGATCCTCTCCACCATCCACTCCGCCAAGGGCCAGGAGTGGAAGTCGGTGTTCGTGCTCAACGTCGTCGATGGCTGCATGCCGTCCGATCTCGGCGCCGGCACCAGCGCCGAGATCGAAGAGGAGCGCCGCCTGCTCTACGTCGCGATGACGCGCGCCAAGGACGATCTCCATCTCGTCGTTCCCCAGCGCTTCTTCGTCCACGGCCAGGCCGCCAAGGGCGACCGCCACGTCTACGCCTCGCGCACCCGCTTCATCCCGGAGCAACTGGTCTATCTGTTCGAGCGCACCGCCTGGCCGAAGGCCGCAGCCGCCGGGGCGCGCACCGCCGCGCAGGGCCCGAAGATCGACATCGGGGCGCGGATGCGCGGGATGTGGCGGTAGACACTGGAGGCCAGTCTGCGGACCTGTCAGGATAGCTTGAAGAACCGAGGTCCGACATGAAAGCCGTCGTCGTCGAGCGATATGCCCCTATCGATCAGATCGATTTGAAGGAGGTTGCATCTCCCCGCGCAGAGCCCGGGCAGCTGCGCATCAAAATCGAGGCTGCCGGGATCGGCTTCGTCGACGGCTTGAAGATCGAGGGACGCTATCAGACCAAGGATCCCCTGCCCTTCATTCCCGGGACGGAGTTCGCGGGGTGGTGGCGGACGCGCCCGGCGCACCGGGCAGCTACCGAGCCGGCATGCGCGTGATGGGCATGACGCGGTCGGGCGCCCTCGCCGAAGAGATCGTCGTCAATCCTGAAGCGGTCCATCCGCTGCCCGACGGCGTCGCGCCCGAAGTCGCAGCGTCGTTTCGCGCCAATTATCTGACTGCGCTCTACGCGCTGAGCGCGCGCGCCTCGCTGGTCGCAGGCGAACAGCTTCTGGTGCTGGGTGCGTCCGGCGGCACCGGAATTGCGGCCGTCCAGATCGGCAAGCTGCTCGGCGGGCGCGTCATCGCGGCAGCGTCGACGCCGGACAAGCGCGAGTTTGCGCGCGCGCACGGCGCCGATGCGGTGATCGACTACACGCAGGCCGGCTGGCGCGACGAGTTCAAGGCATTGACCAACGGGCACGGTGCCGACGTGATCTTCGATCCTGTCGGAGGCGAGATCTCGGTGCAGGCCTTTCGATCCATCGCCTGGCGCGGACGCCACCTCGTGGTCGGCTTTGCTGCAGGCTCCATCCCCGCACTACCGTTCAATCTGCCGCTTCTGAAAGGCGGCGCCCTGCTCGGCGTCGACCTCGCACAGATTCCCGTGCGCGAGCCCGACGTGCAGAAGCGCCTGATGTCGGAGTTGACGAGCTGGCTCGCCGACGGCCGGCTGAAGCCCGTGGTCGGCCACGTCTTCGCGCTGGAGGATTTTCGCGAGGCGTTCAGGACGATGCAGACGCGCGCTGCGCTCGGCAAGGTGGTCGTGCGCATGGCGCGGTAGAATCCAGAAACGGAAACCGAGCATTTCCGAAAGCCGCCTTGTTGGACGGCGGCAATCCCCTAGATCTGGCGGATCATCCCACAGAGACATGATCGATGAACGCACCGCTCGAATTCGGACTGGATACCTTTGGCGACGTCACCAGGGACGCCTCCGGCGCGATGCTTCCCCATGCGCAGGTGATCCGCAACGTGGTGGACGAAGCCGTGCTGGCCGACGAGCTCGGCCTCGATTTCATCGGCCTCGGCGAGCATCACCGCGGAGATTTCGCGATCTCCTCGCCCGAAACAGCGCTCGCGGCCATCGCGGCGCGCACCAAACGGATCCATCTCGGGTCCGCCGTGACGGTGCTGAGCTCGGACGATCCCATCCGCGTCTTCCAGCGCTTCGCCACGCTGGATGCGCTCTCAAACGGGCGTGCCGAGGTGATCCTCGGCCGCGGCTCGTTCACCGAATCCTTTCCGCTGTTCGGTTTCGACCTTCGCAAATACGAAGAGCTGTTCGAGGAGAAGCTCGACCTGTTCGCCGCCCTGCTGCCGCAGAAGCCGGTGAGCTGGGAAGGCAAGCTGCGTCCGCCGCTGCGGGATCAGCTGGTCTATCCGCCGGTCGAGACCGGCACGCTGAAAACCTGGATCGGCGTCGGCGGCAGCCCGCAATCGGTGGTGCGCGCCGCGCATTACGACCTGCCCCTGATGCTCGCGATCATCGGCGGCGATCCCGCGCGCTTTGCCCCTTACGTCGATCTCTATCACCGCGCGTTCAAGGAGTTTGGCCGCACCGTGCAGCCGATCGGCGTACATTCGCCCGGCTATGTCGCCGAGACCGACGCACAGGCCCGCGAAGAGCTGTGGCCCGACTACAAGGCCATGCGCGACCGTATCGGCAAGGAACGCGGCTGGCCGCCGATGGGCCGCGACGAGTTCGCGAGCGAGGCCGAGCACGGCTCGCTCTATGTCGGTTCGCCCGAGACCGTCGCACGCAAGATCGCCAAGACGGCCAAGGCGCTCGGCATCTCGCGCTTCCAGCTGAAATATTCAGCAGGCCCCTTGCCGCATGAGAAGCTGATGCGGAGCATCGAGCTCTATGGGCGCAAGGTGATGCCGATGGTGCGGGAGATGCTGGGGTAACGTCTGCCTTCGCCCTACGACGTCGCGCCGGGCTTCATCAGCCCGAGCCGGCTCGCGCCCACATAGAGCGAGAGCACGGCGGCGTTGGAGACGTTCAGACTCTTGATCTCGCCGGGCATGTCGAGCCGCGCCACGACGCTGCAGGTCTCGCGGGTCAATTGCCGCAGGCCCTTGCCTTCGGCGCCGAGCACCAGCGCAAGCGGCTCACGCAGCGCGACGTCGCCGAGGTCCTCGCTGCCCTCGCTGTCGAGCCCGACGGTCTGGAAGCCGCGCTCGTTCAGCGCAGTGAGCGCGCGGGCGAGGTTTTGCACGGTGATGACAGGCACGAGCTCGAGCGCACCGGAGGCGGCCTTCGCGAGCACGCCGGTCGCTTCCGGGCTGTGGCGCGCGGTGGTGACGATCGCCTTCACCGCGAACGCCGCGGCCGAGCGCAGAATCGCCCCCACATTGTGCGGATCGGTGATCTGGTCGAGCACCAGCACCATGCCTTCCTGCTTCAAGGTCTCGATGTCGGGCGACGGCAGAGGATCGGCCTCCGCGAGCAGGCCCTGATGCACGGCGTCCGGCGACAGCAGACGGTCGATTTCCTGGGGCCGGACGATCTCGGGGGCGATGCGGGTTGCGATGTTTTCTTCCGCGAGCCGCCTTGCGGCGTTCTCGGTCAGCGTCAGCTTGCGGATCCGCCGCTGCGGGTTGGCGAGCGCCATCGTGACGGTATGCCAGCCATAGAGGATGACAGGGCCGTCGGATCCCGAATCACGCTCGCGCCAGGCCGGACGGCCGGCCGATTTCCCGGGCCTGTTGAAGGGCTTAGCCCCGCCGCGCGCCCCCTTGGGGCCGAATTTTCGATCCTTCATGGGCCCGCTTGTGTCATGGGCGCCGGAATATGGCAATTTGGGTGGCTTGGGAGGCGATTTTAGCAGTTCGCCTCGGTTGACTTTGCCCCACTGCTTCGCCCATAAACGCGCCCGGTCGCGCCCCGATCCGGGTTGTCGCGGCCTTCACGTTCCATGGCCGTCTTCGGTCCGCCGGCAAGGTCCGGCCCGATTGTGCTGCCGTCGAGCGGGGGAGTGTCCCGAGTGGCAAAGGGAGCTGACTGTAAATCAGCCGCCTCATGGCTTCGCAGGTTCGAGTCCTGCCTCCCCCACCAGCCTTCGCTCGCTTCGCGAGCTTCGGCTTGGCAAGCCAGCTCAGAACATCACCGTGCGAAGCGAACGAGGGCTGCCACGCCGTAGCCGGCAGGCGTAGGCGGGCTGTCGGCTAAAGCGTTTCCGATCGCCACTACGCTCACGCCAAAAAGCAAAACGCCCGTCCGCATCACGCGAACGGGCGTCTCGTCGGCTCGACCGATCAGAGATCAGTAGTAGCGGCGCAACGCGCGGTGACCGCCGTAATACGGCGCGTGGCGGTGGGCATAGCCGTAGCGCGGACCGTAGCCGTAGTGCACGCGCGGCAGATAGCCATAGCGCGGGCCGTAGCCGTAGCGATACGGACGGTAGTACGGGCGGGGAGCCACGGCGGCGCGATAGCCATAGCCGTAGCCGTAATTGGCGGGTGCGACGACCGCGTCTTCACGATAGGTCGGATACGGCGCGAAGGCGCCCGGCCCAGTGTAGGTCGGCCCCTGGTTGACGTAGTAATACTGCGTGGCCGGATCGGCGAGACGCTCATAAGCGCCATAGCCATAACCGTAGCCATAGCCATAACCGCAGCCGGTGTTGCAGCCGGAATAGACGGGCGCGACCGGCGCGCACGTGGTGTAGCCGCACGCCGCGGCGGGCGCGGTAGCGGCGAACATCACGGCAGCGGCCGCGACCAGTCCCGAAATCATCTGACGCATTACTCTCTCCTGTTGATTTCCGTTTTTTGGATTTTCACGTTTCTCAACCCGGCGGCCTGCCGGGTATCTCTGTGCGCGGCCGCGGTCGCGGAGGCCGCGGACGCTCGTTGATCTCCGGCGCGTAGATCACCGGCGGCGGATCGACGGGCACGTCCATCTGCGGCGGCAAGGGCGCGGACGATGCGCCCCAGCTCTGATGATAGCTCTCGGCGGGCTTCGGCAATTTGCGGTTCGCAGGCGGCTCGACCTCGAGCCGGCCGTAGCCGGGCCGCAGGCCGAGCGTCGGATAATAGTGGCCGACGTCGTCGGGCTGCCGCTCGGCGATGTAGCGTCCGCCATAGATCGTGGGCTGCACCTGCTGGTTCTTGCCCAGGCCCCAGGTGCCTTCGACCACGGCGTAGGACGCGTCGATGTTGTTGATGATGATCGGCACGCCGGGACGGCCGGGAACGACGATATCGAAGCCGCCGGCAAACGCCGTCGCAGGCAGTCCGATCAGGAAGGCGGCAAGCGCCACGGCGCGCATGAGGAGACCCCGGTTATCCGGCGACAACCTATCCGAACGCGGCACAGAGAGGGTTAAGGCCTGCTCACCAATTTCCGGTAAGCCTAACACGGAAGGATTCCATGCCCCTCAAATGCCGCAACGCGCACTAGCGAAGCGTTAACGAGGTGTACGCGGCCTGGCCATGGCGAGGACCTCGCGTTCGGGCGGGCCGGTCGGGTTGGTTGCTGGGCACGAAGTGCACATCCTCCGCGGGCTCACGTCGATGTGACCCCGCTCAGACGAAACGAAGGAACGACTCCGCGTTTGCCGCGCTTAGCCACCCGTTGCCAATCAACGTGGAGGAAACGCCATGACGAGCCTCAAACTGATCGGCGCGGTCGCGATCGCTGCATCCGCGCTGGCGGGCCCCGCAATGGGTCAATCAGCCATCACCAATCCCGCCGCTTGCGAATCCATGTTTGCCAGCGCCAATTGTCTGAATGCGGGTGCCGGCAGCCCCTACGCCACCAGCCGCCAAGAGCGACAAAACCGGCGGGCGGCCTATCGCCAGCAGAACCGCTATGACAGCGGCTTCTGGCCGGTCAACACCGCGGGCGCAGTTGCCGGCGCCGCGGTCGGCACCGCAGCAGCCGTTGCAGCGGCGCCGTTCCGCGGCTGGAGCAATTCCTACGCCTATGACACCTCCGGCGGCTATGGCGGCGGCTACAACCGCGGCCAAACGGGTTGGTACGGCAATTGGGATACTTACGCGGCCCGCAACGGCATCGTTTGCCGCCCCGGCACCTGGTACAAGGGCGCGGACGGCCTCCAGCATATCTGCCAATAAGGCGCCACAAGTCTGCTGAAGCGGAACAGGCGGCCCACGAGGCCGCCTGTTCCGTGTCCGCGATACGTCGCGGGTTCTGGCACTTTCCACCCAAGTCTGATATTGCGGCGCGCACAGGCGGACGGCCCCGGCGCATACCGAGCCCTGCCGTGTTTCCAGCGTCGCCGGCTTAGCTCAGCGGTAGAGCAGCGGTTTTGTAATTAGAATTCGGCGAATTTGGTTCGGTTTGGCTCGGTCTAATTGCGGTGACTTTAGCGGTTAAATTGCTGTTGATTCAGTAGTTTATGATTCCGTTGGGCATCGGTTCGTGTATGGTTCGGTCTGCCACGATAAGGCCGCCGGAATTACCCGGCCGGTTACCCGGACAAACCGATGCTCCCCGCACAGCACAAGCGCGCCGCCGCGTTCATCAAGAATTTGAAGACTACCGATGCACGTCAGGAAGTGCCTGACGACGCGGTGAGCGGCCTCTACCTCATTGTGCAGCCGTCTGGAGCGTTGTCCTGGGCCGTTCGGACCAAGCTGGACGGCAAGGCCGCCAAAGTCACCCTAGGCCGCTATGACGAGGAAGGCTCCGGCCTAGAGCGGATCGAGCGGCCATCTAGCAAGCAAGTCCTCAACATCACCGAGGCGCGGGCATTGGCCGAACGCGTGAAAAAAGATGCAAAGCGCGGGCATGATCCACGCCAATCGAAAACCGAGCGCTTTAGCCTCGAATATTGGCTAGATGAATTCATCAAAGCCGCCCGCTCAACCGGGTTCAAAGGGCGTCCCGTCAAAGCATCCACAGCCGACGAATACGAACGCATCATCGAAACGGACATCAAGCCGAACTGGAAGCATATCAGCGACATTCGAACGATCGATGATCGCGACGTTAAAAAGCTGATCGACAAGCTAACGCCCGGCGCGCGACGAAACGCATTCGCTCTGCTGTCAACCTTCTTTCGATGGA
It encodes:
- a CDS encoding TetR/AcrR family transcriptional regulator; the protein is MQVPAALSDRAEEILVSASKLFARHSYANVTMEQVAASVRAVPGALYHYFRDKDELIFHCYLRGLAIYRHEIETAAEPGIDGLEVVRRFIRARLRPERQRMILFTDIDALAASYSNDVHARRWQNAALLAEILKRGVADGSIACDEPLLTAVALISILDWVPFWLSERDYYTRQQAIDAIDDIIAHGVYRREIALPDMPEPPSLAPFLQARAKLNKRAAKLDRMLSIASDSFNRRGASGTSLESIAADAGMTRAGIYYHFSEKESLLLACLRRGLAGEIGIREHLQDLELGAFDHMVQRVRLLLMLHDTPCGPKATYHNINYLGDVDRKHFVKQVLATIGQDQNNHQRWIDEGLFRSVDTYFAERVLTGMSHWYPIWFRDVRGWSPMQIADHFSRLFLGGLKPRRRA
- a CDS encoding YciI family protein, yielding MLYAILAYHVEDEVMSWTPEQDAAVVAKVIEVQAPLRASGQFGPAARLDETRKARTLRGPGAGMVLDGPFAETKEQLLGFHLMECATEEEAIAAAQKLRAVNPTAVYEIRPVKLYVPADGFGAT
- a CDS encoding TMEM175 family protein, coding for MTELRPDQFEMRRLESLSNTIFGVAMTLLAYDLPKAAVFTTAPDWHDLARVYSGKLAGFALSFIIAGVFWISHHRRLARQPVGSRGMVVLNLFFLLSIVLLPVTNGLYTNYGTSSAVAVLYGLHLTTIAGLNAWLWWIILRGWRHEIMASMFPLVVFIPGTIVAAFAPHIAPFVWFIAFGGLLIQRFYVAPNPSAGT
- a CDS encoding ATP-dependent helicase, which encodes MATYLDTLNAEQRRAVEHGVAEGATVGAPLLVIAGAGSGKTNTLAHRVAHLIVANADPRRILLMTFSRRAAAEMAGRVERIARKVLGENNAAIMRDALSWAGTFHGIGARLLREYAERIGVDPAFTIHDREDSADLMNLVRHERGLSKTESRFPAKGTCLSIYSRCVNAEMEIEKVLGQHYPWCAGWAAELKGLFAAYVEAKQAQHVLDYDDLLLYWSQMMGDGLIADEIGGRFDHVLVDEYQDTNRLQSSILLALKPDGRGLTVVGDDAQSIYSFRAATVRNILDFPQSFSPRAEMITLDRNYRSTQAVLAAANGVIGLARERFTKNLWTDRTSSHKPQLVTVHDEADQARYIVEEVLANREQGALLKHQAVLFRTSSHSGPLEIELTRRNIPFVKFGGLKFLDAAHVKDVLALLRFAENPRDRVAGFRILHLLPGIGPATAQRVLDHMAESTDPLNALGQLPVPARTGTDWTDFVRTTQNLRYSEWPADLERVRLWYEPHLDRIHEDSETRRADLMQLEQIASGYSSREKFLTELTLDPPDATSDKSGPPLRDEDYLILSTIHSAKGQEWKSVFVLNVVDGCMPSDLGAGTSAEIEEERRLLYVAMTRAKDDLHLVVPQRFFVHGQAAKGDRHVYASRTRFIPEQLVYLFERTAWPKAAAAGARTAAQGPKIDIGARMRGMWR
- a CDS encoding LLM class flavin-dependent oxidoreductase, yielding MNAPLEFGLDTFGDVTRDASGAMLPHAQVIRNVVDEAVLADELGLDFIGLGEHHRGDFAISSPETALAAIAARTKRIHLGSAVTVLSSDDPIRVFQRFATLDALSNGRAEVILGRGSFTESFPLFGFDLRKYEELFEEKLDLFAALLPQKPVSWEGKLRPPLRDQLVYPPVETGTLKTWIGVGGSPQSVVRAAHYDLPLMLAIIGGDPARFAPYVDLYHRAFKEFGRTVQPIGVHSPGYVAETDAQAREELWPDYKAMRDRIGKERGWPPMGRDEFASEAEHGSLYVGSPETVARKIAKTAKALGISRFQLKYSAGPLPHEKLMRSIELYGRKVMPMVREMLG
- the rlmB gene encoding 23S rRNA (guanosine(2251)-2'-O)-methyltransferase RlmB; this translates as MKDRKFGPKGARGGAKPFNRPGKSAGRPAWRERDSGSDGPVILYGWHTVTMALANPQRRIRKLTLTENAARRLAEENIATRIAPEIVRPQEIDRLLSPDAVHQGLLAEADPLPSPDIETLKQEGMVLVLDQITDPHNVGAILRSAAAFAVKAIVTTARHSPEATGVLAKAASGALELVPVITVQNLARALTALNERGFQTVGLDSEGSEDLGDVALREPLALVLGAEGKGLRQLTRETCSVVARLDMPGEIKSLNVSNAAVLSLYVGASRLGLMKPGATS